AGATGCAGATGTATATTTACATTTAGGAGATTCAGAATTCGCGTATGATGATACGGAACTTAGCTTATTTAATAGAGTAAAAGGCAATTGTGATTTTTACCCAGAATTTGAAAATGAAGCGGTCGCAAAATATAATGACGTGAAAGCATTTTATACTCATGGACATTTATATCAAGTCAATCGAACAAGAGATTTATTAGCTGAAAAAGGACTTGAATTAGGTTGTTTGTTTGCATTTTATGGACATACACATGTGGCAAAATATGAGTATATTAATGGTGTTCATGTTATTAATCCTGGAAGTATATCTCAATCTAGAAGTTCAATGGAAGAAACATATGCTGAAGTTATTATTGATGATCAAACTTTACATGGCACCATCAATTTCAAAAATCGACATCACGAAACAATCAGTCATACTACTTTTTAAATAGAAGTAGCTATGGCTTTTTTTAGTTTATAGACTGATTTAACTAGGAGGTCGTGTCATGAATGTTTGTTTAAAAGTATTTCTGACAATTTTATAAGATAATTGGAATGAATAACACATTTATGTTATGAAAAGAATTGTAATTTTGGAGAATGTGATTGTTGATAACCCTATATGGTTGAATCATGTTGATTATTTGGTTAAAAGTGTATTATTAAAAAGTATAAAATTAAGATTCCAAGAAGTCAGGAAATTTGAAATTTTAGTTAAAATCATGAATCGTATACATATTTAAAAGGATTTCTAAAGTCATAAATTATATCAATAATTTGATGGTTAAAATATGGAGTAGCAAAATTCTTGAAATTCAGAAATGTAGTGACACAAATATTAATGTTTAGTTAATAAATAGTTAATGTAGTTTTTTGTATCTGTCTATTATTATAAATATATACAAAATAAATATTTGAGGATAGGTGTTATTAATTATGAAAAAGAATTTTATTGGGAAATCAATTTTAAGCATAGCTGCTATTAGTTTAACGGTATCAACGTTTGCCGGTGAATCTCATGCACAAACTAAAAACGTTGAAGCTGCTAAAAAATATGATCAGTATCAAACAAACTTTAAAAAACAAGTAAATAAAAAAGTTGTGGATGCACAAAAAGCTGTAAACTTTTTCAAACGTACAAGAACTGTTGCAACACACCGTAAAGCACAAAGAGCTGTTAATTTAATTCATTTCCAACACAGTTATGAAAAGAAAAAATTACAAAGACAAATCGATCTAGTTTTAAAATATAATACTTTAAAATAATTGATAGAAGCCATGCTATAGAGTGTGGCTTTTTGCTATATCCAAAGGTATAATTATTTTATAATATTGTGTTTATTTGAATGGTGAGCTTATTGGGATAAATAATATAAATAATTACTTAAAAGTGAATGCAATAGTTGTTTATGTTTTGAACAAGCGAGGTGGCTATTGTGAAAAGGAAATCGAATGTATTAACAATCATAAAAATTGTAACGGATATAGTGGCAACCGTGTTAATCATACGTGCTTTATTAAACAGTCGTAAAGATGCTAAATAAATTGGAAGTTACTTAAAATAAAAAAGCACGCCAATACGTTAGCATTGTTTTCTAACGTTTGGCGTACAACTATTTAATTCAGTATGTTTTTTAATACCAAGTAATCGAGTCGATTTCACCGTTTTTAACAACTTTAATATTTTTTCTGTTCTCTTCTAAAGGACGAGTTAAGTCAAAAGTATAGTAATCTCTAGGACCACCATCTTTAATTCTGACAACTGCTTTCTTCACATCACCTTGGCTTAATTTTTTAACAATAAGGTACAGATCATTAACAGTTTCAGCTTTGTAAGGAGTTAGATTTTTATCAGACTCTTT
The genomic region above belongs to Staphylococcus aureus and contains:
- the ecb gene encoding complement convertase inhibitor Ecb, with amino-acid sequence MKKNFIGKSILSIAAISLTVSTFAGESHAQTKNVEAAKKYDQYQTNFKKQVNKKVVDAQKAVNFFKRTRTVATHRKAQRAVNLIHFQHSYEKKKLQRQIDLVLKYNTLK
- a CDS encoding FPRL1 inhibitory protein FLIPr, producing MKKNITKTIIASTVIAAGLLTQTNDAKAFFSYEWKGLEIAKNLADQAKKDDERIDKLMKESDKNLTPYKAETVNDLYLIVKKLSQGDVKKAVVRIKDGGPRDYYTFDLTRPLEENRKNIKVVKNGEIDSITWY
- a CDS encoding YfcE family phosphodiesterase, translating into MSKWIIVSDNHTESGVLYQIYEMHPDADVYLHLGDSEFAYDDTELSLFNRVKGNCDFYPEFENEAVAKYNDVKAFYTHGHLYQVNRTRDLLAEKGLELGCLFAFYGHTHVAKYEYINGVHVINPGSISQSRSSMEETYAEVIIDDQTLHGTINFKNRHHETISHTTF